TGCGGGGATAAATATAGCTTGGTAATAGACGGTGGGAATTCGGTTCAGCATGCTAATGATTTCTTACGCGAAATTGAGAGTCTAAATGTACCACCGATCAAATATTTGGTCATCACACATGCACATTGGGATCATTTTTTGGGGATGAATGAATATAACGCTACGATTATTGTTAATAGTCTAACAAATGAAATTATTAATAAATGGCGGGGCTATTCTTATGATGATCGTTCTCTCGAAGAATATAAGAATTCCAAGAAGATGGATTCGTTGTGTGTGGACATCATTAAGAATGAAATACCAGATAGAGAGTCCTTTCAATTAAACGCTTCAGATATTATTTTTGAAGAGTCTCTTAAGCTGGATTTGGGGAATAAGGTATGTATCCTAGAGAGAATAAGAAGTACTCATACGGATGACTCAACAGTTGCTTATATACCGGATGAGAAGACCATTTTTCTAGGAGATAGCGTCTATTGCACAACTACGAATTCTTTATTTCATTTTAAACAATCTAAGCTATTACCTATGATTGAAGATATTCAGAAATATGATGCGGTTCATTTTTTACTGGGTCATGAATCCATTTGTGACTTAGATGAGATGAATTCTTATTGGAATGAGCTCGTTTCAGCTAGCAAAGCCGCAGATTCCACATCATTAGAGAGTGCATTAGAGTCCTTTGAAGCAGATCATAAACGGAAACCGAATGAAGATGAACTTTTCTTCTTAAAAGCGTTTGTTAATGATCAGATATTAAAGTCGCAGTTATAGAAGTATTAAAAAAGTCCAATTAATGCCAGAATGCAAATAACTCGCTTCCAGGCTTAGCCTAAGCGGGTTATTTCTCGTCTCTATGCACTCTACAAAACTCTTCTACGATAACAAAGAAATCACAGCCCCACCAGCCGCAGAGAACAATACAACCAGCCACGGTGGAAGCTTCCATAGCATAAGCATGCCGAAGGCAGCAAGCGCAAGGCAGAAATCGAAAGGGGTATGAATTGCTTTAGTCCACACCGGATCATACAGGGCGGCGAGTAGGATACCGATCACGGCGGCGTTAATTTCTTTGAAGATCGCTTGGAAATTGGGGCGTCGGCGAATCGTATCCCAGTATGGCAAGGTACCAATAACTAATAGAAAAGAAGGGAGGAACATCGCTAATAAAGCAACTATAGCACCAGACCATCCATCCACTACGGTCCCTAAGTAAGCTGAGAAGGTGAATAAAGGGCCTGGTACGGCTTGAGCTGCTCCGTAACCCGCTAGAAATTGGGCATCTGTCAGCCAGCCTGAAGGAACCATTTCTGCTTGAAGAATAGGTAATACAACATGACCTCCGCCAAATACTAGCGAGCCTGCGCGGTAAAAGGTATCGAACAACGCCAGCCAACGGGAATGAACGATTGTTCGCAATAGTGGCAACCCGATCAATAGTCCGAAAAATAAGATCCAGGCGATGACCGCTGCTCGGCGATGAATAGACGTATTTATATGAGTATGAGGAACTTCTTTAATTTCGGATTTTGTCAGAAATAAGCGGCCGAATAGCCCGGCAACAGCGATGAGAATAATCTGCGTGTAGGCGGAAGGCCATAATAAGGTGATGATAGCAACGAATATGGCAATGGTACCTCGAATTCGATCAGGAGCTAGGCTTCGCGCCATTCCCCAGACAGCTTGGGCTACGATGGCTACAGCAGCGATCATTAATCCGTGCAGCCAGCCAGCGCTGCCAACGTCGTAGTTATTAATTGCGTAGGCGAAGATCACTAGC
The window above is part of the Paenibacillus lutimineralis genome. Proteins encoded here:
- a CDS encoding MBL fold metallo-hydrolase, with translation MLNKLSKSIYYLSNQNDKERPTLGLVCGDKYSLVIDGGNSVQHANDFLREIESLNVPPIKYLVITHAHWDHFLGMNEYNATIIVNSLTNEIINKWRGYSYDDRSLEEYKNSKKMDSLCVDIIKNEIPDRESFQLNASDIIFEESLKLDLGNKVCILERIRSTHTDDSTVAYIPDEKTIFLGDSVYCTTTNSLFHFKQSKLLPMIEDIQKYDAVHFLLGHESICDLDEMNSYWNELVSASKAADSTSLESALESFEADHKRKPNEDELFFLKAFVNDQILKSQL
- a CDS encoding chromate transporter, producing MTKQTKGTSQSKSSIRKQKKGAILEILGASTKLGLTSFGGPIAHLGYFREEYVKRRKWLDEKSYADLVALCQFLPGPASSQVGISIGMMRGGLLGGIASWIGFTLPSALALVIFAYAINNYDVGSAGWLHGLMIAAVAIVAQAVWGMARSLAPDRIRGTIAIFVAIITLLWPSAYTQIILIAVAGLFGRLFLTKSEIKEVPHTHINTSIHRRAAVIAWILFFGLLIGLPLLRTIVHSRWLALFDTFYRAGSLVFGGGHVVLPILQAEMVPSGWLTDAQFLAGYGAAQAVPGPLFTFSAYLGTVVDGWSGAIVALLAMFLPSFLLVIGTLPYWDTIRRRPNFQAIFKEINAAVIGILLAALYDPVWTKAIHTPFDFCLALAAFGMLMLWKLPPWLVVLFSAAGGAVISLLS